The genomic stretch ATTTCTCCCTTTACACCAAAAACACACACTAAAACACGCAGAGAAAACATTCTTTCAATCAATCTTTACCgagaaaaagaaaccaaaaggaACCCGCTTATCTTCATCAAAAACCCATCTCCCAGATCATGTAAAAATCCGAACTTCGCTGCTCAGGATAGGCGTTTCGAATTGGGTAGTCCGGGAAAATTTCGAATCCTGATACGACCCGGGTCTGATCGAATTTCAGGTGAATAAGGATAAGAATTAGTGAGATACTGTCTTTCGAGGATGACGAGGAGGTGTTCACATTGCAGCCAAAACGGGCATAATTCTAGGACGTGTCCGAACAGGGGCGTGAAGCTATTTGGGGTCCGATTAACTGATGGGTTGATCCGAAAGAGTGCTAGTATGGGTAACTTGTCCCACTATAGTAGTAGCGGTAGTGGTAGTGGTAGTGCTACTCCTCAAAATGGATTGGCTGCTCATGATTCTCCGGGCGACACCCCTGATCATCCCTctgccgccgccgccgccgatGGTTATGCTTCTGAAGATTTTGTTGCCGGGTCTTCATCCAGCCGCGAAAGAaagaaaggttttttttttttttggcaattattttctattgattttttgttttatttgtcttttgataTTCGTACCAATTTGGATCTATGGTGGTGCCGGCGGTGTAATTAGTTTCTCTATTACAATTGGTTTGTAAAAAAGACTATCATGCTAGGTAACTTTTCATTTTGTGTTATTGAGATTTAAAGATTTTCCGGATTTTGTCTGGAACTGTAAGATTGTGCAATTGTATTGATGCGTTATGGGTTTTGATACGCGTGAGGGTTTTGAAGCTTATTGGAAAGCCGGGGAACTAATGCTAGGCAACTTTTTGCTTCTGACTGCTGATAATTTTAGGCTCAAATGCAATAGCATTTATTTGTGTATGGAATGTCCTGCCTGTTGTTATCATCTTTTCCCAAGAGTCAGCTTGAAGTTGCTGGTGAGCTTGAATGATAATGGCAAAGAAGGAAGTTGGAGAAACTCTTTTGTTCTTATCTTTTCAAATTTATGGCCTACTATTTGCATATTTAAATGGTTATTTTTGTCTGACTACCTGGAAAGGACTaagaatgcaaaagaaataaaaatttcttttgGTTGAGAATGGGGGACATTATGCTGAGACTGAAAAATCAGGACAGTGGGTTGGATCATTTTCAGGAGCTCTTGAGATATTCAAATTGTTGATTACAGGGACAAGTTGAATAAATTGTAATGTTTTATAGGTCTAAGAttgttgaaatgacaaaaaaaaaatgaaacaacatGCCTAGAATATCCATTGAGTTCTATGTATTTTCACAAATCAGGCAAGATTGTTATTTTTCAACGAAAAAGAGATCCCTGAACTGACGTTTGTTTTGAGTTTGATGCAGTTTTGGATTCTAACTTTGGTCTAAGCAATTTATCTGCGGAGATATCAAATTGCGTTTCAGGAGTCAGTCTTGTTGTTAGTCAACCTATAATCTGTGAACTTCATGTTTTCGAGTTGGTCAACTTTTTTAATCTAGGATGAATCAAATTCTTTGCTACTTTGCTTGCTACTTGAACTTCAAGATTGAATACTTTTTGTTGCATGTAAGTTGCTTGGGGACACCGGCCACTCGATGTGATTCTAGTATCAATATTGCAGCAATTTTCAACTTCAATTTCTTTTATAATCATTTAATGATGATCCCATTAAGTATTGAGTTGTATGGTGCACTGCATGTATTACGTATGATCGTGCAAAGAGGTGAAGGGGTACAGAAGATGAAAAGCATACTGTTAAATGAAGTCTGCTATCCTGAAGAACAGAGAATGCCTGCTCAGAGATCattggagaaaatggtgaatgtTTTTATTGTGGATATAGCCCCTACTTGGAAGATGGGGAAATGACTCTTATCGAGGATACTTGCATTTTTTGCATGACTGAAGGAGTTGTTTGCTTTCTTGCTAGGGATCTAATTGTTATTGTTCATGTTTGTCTTTGTTACAATCACTAGTGTGACTGGTTGAAGATGACTTAACATATTAGTTGTACAATTTGATTTGCAGGTGTTCCATGGACTGAGGAGGAACATCGGATGTTTCTGCTTGGTTTACAAAAGCTTGGTAAAGGTGATTGGCGTGGGATTGCACGTAATTATGTGATTTCTAGAACACCTACCCAGGTAGCCAGCCATGCCCAGAAATATTTTATCCGGCAAAGTAATGTATCCAGGAGAAAAAGACGCTCCAGCCTCTTTGATATTGTGCCTGATGAAGTAAGCATATTATTTATCTCTAGTAGTAGAATATTACACAAGtaaattgtctaaaaaattGCAGTAATTCTTGTGGTCCTGGATTATTAAAATCTTCTGTCAGAGAGCATTACTTCTGGAGGAGTTTCTGCTACCTTTTCAATAATTAATATTTAGAAAGTATTGCAAGTCTCATATAGGCACTAGACAATATTTAGGTTGTGATGCTTGTTAGGTTGGTCAAATGGTCTGGAGAGATGCACTTTTTGGTGTATAGCATATGTACATCATGCTTTCACTGAGAAATGCATGGAAAGTGTTTTGAGACTCTGCTATTGTAAATTTTTCTTGCAAAAGCATCCTATGTATTTAACTGAAATGATAGCCTAGTAGTTTTACTTGTATTATATGTTTCTAGGAGAGTATAAGAATGttgaattttcatttttttttccttgcacATGTAGTCGGCCGATGCTCCCATGGTTTCTAGAGATTTCTTCTCTGGAAATCCTCCTGAAGCTGAGACACAAAGCAACAATGAATTGCCTACTGCTGCTATGGAGGAAGAGGTTGAATCAGTAGATTCTGCAAATTCCAATGACGTTGAAGCTGTGCCTCCTAAGCCAGATAGCTCACAGTACTCTTATCCAGTTGTCTATCCTACTTATGTTGCTCCTTTTTTCCCAGTGGCATTCCCAATGTGGTCGGGCTATGGCACAGAGCCAACAAGACAAGAGAGCCATGAAGTGGTCAAACCAACAGCAGTTCATTCAAAGAGCCCAATTAATGTGGATGAGCTGGTTGGCATGTCGAAACTTAGCTTAGGGGATTCACTTGGAGATGGAAGACCTCCTCTATCTTTAAAATTGGCCGATGGTTCGAGGCAGTCAGCTTTCCATGCAAATCCTTCTTCTGGCACTTCAGGCATGAACTCAAGCCATAGTGCTATTCATGCAGTCTAGAGAAGTACTCTCTTCTGCATAGAATATCTCAGAGCCTGTTGGCTTTCTGTTTATACGTAGGATTAGTTTTTAGCATGGTTTaagtttattagttttatttgttgGATCAGCATAATAAGGTTGGTTTCTGGGGCTGTTAGATTATGTTTAAGTAGTCAGTAATGTTACTTTGTATGCTTTAGCTActttataaaattatttgaatttaaatCTTTAGCATTTTTGTGACATTTTATTCCCGCCCACAATCTCTTATATATTTTGCACTTGGGAGTTATTATTTTATGGCAGGAAGAATTGAAGGTTTGATGCTTTTCTCTAATCACAGCCTTGTAGTAAAATGCCCTCTGCTTATCGTAGCCTCACAGCATGATAAATATTAGATGCTTTTCCCAACTGTGATGCCATCCCAGAGTGCTTTTGAAAGAGGGCTCTGTTGATTAGCAGATACCAGAGATTGGTAAATGAACGAAGTGTGATTTCTGGAAACTTGCCCTGTTGAGAATACATGGCGTGCAGGAAATGGAGATGGTTCGTTTACTATTTCTTCTGCTTTCGTGAGGCTGGAAAACTTTTTAGTGAACTCCGATTTGCTGTGGTTCAAGTAACTGAATGCATGATGTGCCCCTTATTTAACAGCCCATAATTGTTTTCCTTTAGCTTAGAAGACTTGGTCCCGTCTGGCCCCGGGTTTAATAATAACTATGATAAAAACATTTACTTGAAGTAGCTTGGGGGGTTCCCTTCGTCTGAAAATTTGACGTTCGAACAAGGACGGGAGGGAAAACAACACCACAGATGGTACGAGAGTGATGGATTATCGGAAAGGCAATTACTACAATACTACTTGGCTTAACATTTATATTCCAGATAGACGCCCTCCAAACAGATGCTAGTGGATACGTGTTGTATGCTCGTCGTCTACTTTTCGTGCTTAGATAAGTGCATCTTGTTGTCAGGTAATTAAACTTTGGATTTGTTTGTGGGAACTCGTTAAGATGTATTTCATGCGTTAAATTTTAATATGTATTACCCTAATATGCTACATTTATAGCAATTttaaacccatgaaattttTATCACCCTATTACTTAAATTTGTATACATTTGGAGTTATTATGATATGTGTCactcttattattattattttttttggtaaaaatccaAAAGTATATCATTCTctttattcaaaatttaaaaataaaaaaaataaattataatttgtGAAATATAATACGTTGAAagtttattatatattttatacggctaattaaattaaaaagtATGAACATTTTTCAACATACTTTTAAAATGTACGAAATACAAAAGTTTTATTGAATGATATGTAGGAAGATACATTAGGCGGGTACAATATAAGTATTTATGAACTAGGATGGGTATCTTGTACTTATCAACCATCACGCAGGCGGCGCGGACACTAGCGGTTGAAAATTGGCTACGTAAGCATGCCATGCTTTGGTATAAAAAAACTGTTTATAATAAGAAACTCAAATTCTTTACTAAAATTTACACAAAAATACACTCTTTGCTAAAGAAAGAATTTTTTATTGCATTCAATTCCATTTGACATGTACACGCAGTTCACATAGTTCCAAAGTCCTGGTGTACATTTTATAGGACAAAAATATTGGACCCGTTATGAATGTTTAGGGCTTTTTCTAACGGGTGCACAATAGACACTCTAAAATTCACacactaataattattatcttattttatatttatacactaacaattattatcttATCTTGCATTTAGATATTTTCCTAATTAACATTGCTTTTCCAAAATATGAATATCTGAAATCCATCAATTGGATACTCGTTAGATAGGCCCATTGTTTTAATCATGAAATGTATTCACATGAAAACATTTATCCATTTCCATTTAACTCTCAAACCTACTACCTTATCTCTTCCCCATATAAAGC from Coffea eugenioides isolate CCC68of chromosome 8, Ceug_1.0, whole genome shotgun sequence encodes the following:
- the LOC113781233 gene encoding transcription factor KUA1, giving the protein MTRRCSHCSQNGHNSRTCPNRGVKLFGVRLTDGLIRKSASMGNLSHYSSSGSGSGSATPQNGLAAHDSPGDTPDHPSAAAAADGYASEDFVAGSSSSRERKKGVPWTEEEHRMFLLGLQKLGKGDWRGIARNYVISRTPTQVASHAQKYFIRQSNVSRRKRRSSLFDIVPDESADAPMVSRDFFSGNPPEAETQSNNELPTAAMEEEVESVDSANSNDVEAVPPKPDSSQYSYPVVYPTYVAPFFPVAFPMWSGYGTEPTRQESHEVVKPTAVHSKSPINVDELVGMSKLSLGDSLGDGRPPLSLKLADGSRQSAFHANPSSGTSGMNSSHSAIHAV